The DNA sequence TAGGGCTGATGCATATGCCAGAGAAAACAGATGTGGGCAGTCTTCATGCTCAAGTGTTAAGGTTATCGAGAACTCAAAGTCAGTATGTCATAGAGGTAAAGGGCCTGCAATAAACAGAGAGATAGGCAAACGGTGCGTCACGTAGCTCGGCAAGGTGGGACGGTTCAGGTGTTGGGGTACTGGCTGCCGGTGGGGTTCTATGCCGGAGTCATTTTCTTTTTGTCGTCCCTGTCGCACCTGGAAGATGAACTGCCGTCGTTTTTGCTTCAAGAAGTCAGCGACAAGATTTTGCACGCGGTGGAGTATGGCATCTTGTCGTTCCTCTGCTACCGAGCGTTTCGCTGGGCCGCGGGGCCCGCTGCCGCTCGGCATGCAGTCCTGTTGGCGATTGTGACGGCTTCTGTCTATGGCCTCACGGACGAAGTGCATCAAGCCTTCGTGCCTCTCCGCAACGCGAGCTGGCAGGATTGGCTGGCCGATACGGTTGGCGCGGCGCTTGCCGCGGTGGGCGTCGGTCGAATTGTAAAGACCAGTGCATCGGGGTGAAGGTGGGTTCACGGTGAGAAGGGAATGTCCCCTTTTCTCAGTTCTGGTCGTCTCGTCCGGCGACTAGCAGGCTGAGGAAGACTATGTTGGGACGCGAGGTTTTCGGGAGTTTGCGCGTATGGCGTAACAGGAAGATATTCTTGCAGGATGATCAAAAAGGCCGTTCAGCAAGGCCGCAGGCGAGTCGAAACCGGAGGCGTACCCTCAGGGGTACGTTGAGGATTTCGATGAGCCGAGAACGAAGCTGGCGGACTTTTTCAGCATCCTGCTAGATGATATGGTTGAGTCCTT is a window from the Nitrospirota bacterium genome containing:
- a CDS encoding VanZ family protein, coding for MLGYWLPVGFYAGVIFFLSSLSHLEDELPSFLLQEVSDKILHAVEYGILSFLCYRAFRWAAGPAAARHAVLLAIVTASVYGLTDEVHQAFVPLRNASWQDWLADTVGAALAAVGVGRIVKTSASG